DNA sequence from the Bombus vancouverensis nearcticus chromosome 8, iyBomVanc1_principal, whole genome shotgun sequence genome:
ATAGATATTATGCACTGGGACAGTAATAGGTGCAATTAACTTCTATTTCTGTACATTCATTAACGTAAATGTCTGTGAATAGTACATAGTCATATAcgtttgaatatatttaataatatacgaaatatcgctTTTTAATTTCTACACTGCAGCtgtacgaatatttttgtctATCAATGTATTTTGATGTGATGTAAGTTAATAAGATTGTAAAATTCTAAGTTGGATTtctataaattttgaaatacaaGTCACGTAGTATAAGAAAAATTCTTGATAAAGTTGCCATTAGAATCCTTCGAACACAAATCATTTTATGCATAAAGGGAAACCATTCAGAATCTATCTTCGCTTTGTACGCTTCAATTTTCCCATAACCATCGATGAATAATCTTTAACTTTGTATTCTTTATAATTTCAAGCTCTCTGACGAAAGAGCCGATCGCGAAGTCAGTGGAGGATCGCTGTGACCTTTTCCAGACCTTAGAAACGACGGAGTGACGACCAACTAAAGATTACTATCCATGCTAACGAGTCCAAGTAGTTTGCTTATTCGTGGAACTTATGTTAGTGTACCATGCATTTATCACAATGGTACTTTTCGCGATGACATTGAATTCTCGATCTTCTGCAATGCGTCTTTGATAATAATATCTCAAGTACAATGAATCATAAATACATATACTTTAGTTTATCGATTGAAATATTTCtcttatttgtaacatttacgTCAGATGCTCTACATTTATatgtacaatattatattagaaaacacataatatttctaaatattttttctattatgATTCTATTATAATCCCCTCTATAAGTTACTGGACGGTTGGTaatcttaaaaataaattttattgaaacaaGTTATTGATaggtttattgaaattattcttACTATTAATAAGATTTTTATGAACATACAGTAGTACTGTATTTATTAAAATGCAATTGTAATTagcgaatttttattataagaaCAAAAATTAAAGATAATGGGAGgatcaataaattcttattttgTATGAGTTGGTCGTTTCCCGACTGGTttagataaataaaattctactGTAGTGTAAATACTTTCTTCATTCATAATCGAATAAAATGTATTAATTGCTCAGAAAATTGTGAATAATGTACTATGTACTTGTAGTTATGATTTATGTTTTCGTTTGAGAGGTGTATTTTCAACTAGAAAATTAGGACTCATAGTAAATTTACACGTGTATTTCTACGAAGAAATGATGAATGATTTTACTAATGTATTTTTGAGTCACTCttcaattattttctaagcATAATCTTTATTTAATACCTGTTATTAATCATCTCCTTATTATTCTATAATGTGTTCAACGGACATATATGCTTCTATATAACGCTTAGAAACACCATAGTACACATATCTAGAGCACATATGTAGTTTCAATGTACTTCAaataagagaaatattttattctacctttgctttttaatacattttgcgtcagttatgtaaaaatatatttttttcatatataATCATCTAATTGCCGATAATGCAAAAATACGTCTCTTTTTATAGTTGATGTATTTAGTGAAATATTTATCtgatgaagtatctcgcacagTTTATAAGAATTTACGAAACTCGAGATCTTAATTCGTCGAAATTTAACATGTTGTTCCTTCGACTCGTCTTTCTATGCTCAATCCTTAACACACCAAAAAACAATCCAAATACTCCACCTATCATTCCCATATCACCAGCCATAGACAATCATGGAAGATCCTTAGATTCTAAGAAACCCGATGCTTAAAATTACTCTGAGGCAGTTGAGTTGGGAATAGCAGTTTCAAAGATCAGTCATTTCGCTTCGTCTCGCCATTCTTCTAGCAAAGCGACACGATTGAGTCGACTCGCCTCCGTTACACTTCTATCCATCCTTCCATCGCTGATTCATCTCATAAAGCGAGGAATTTCATTAGTGCATCGTATATGAGTCGAGGATTGATGGTGCCATCCGCAGTATAGCGAACACCTCTCAAAGAACCATCATCGTGGCTCACCACTCCGTATTCCCCAACGATAAAACCGTCCGGAGTTCTCTCTTCGACCCTGTATTTCCTGTAGTTCCTACCTTCGACCACGTAACCCACTTTGTGACCATCTTCCACTTCGGAAGCGTTCGAAGGTTCCGTAAGCATAATCTGTGGTCCATGGACGTTTCCATTGCTACTCACACTAACGGATTcatccacctcgtaattctgCTCGTCTGGCTCTCCGCCACGTTCGCGACTCAATGGTTGACCTTCTGAGTCGTAAAGTTTGCTAGGTTCGCTATAAACTTGGGCAGGTTGCGAATAAACCTTCGCTGGTTCCGAATAAACTTTAGCTGGTTCCGAGTAAACCTTCGATGGCTCCGAGTACACTTTTTCTGGTTCACCATAGACTTTTGCAGGTTCGCTGTAAACCTTGGCTGGTTCACTATATACCTTCGCTGGTTCACTATAAACCTTTGCTGGCTCGCTGTACACCTTGGCTGGTTCTCCATAAATTTTCTCAGGTTCGTTATAGCCCTTTGCTGATTCGCTGTACAATTTAGCTGGCTCGCTGTACGGCCGTGGTGACTTATAGCTCTTCGATGGCTGGCTATACATCTTGGAGCCTGGACGATTGTAGTGGGAAGCGTCGAAGTGTCTGCCTGCCTTTCGACCTTGGGCCTGGTAGCGCTCTGACTGTACTTCCATTGGTTCTTCGCTGAACTCCTTTGATTCGGCGTTCTCTTCCGGCAACTCGTAGTTCTCCTCTGTTGGCAGGGTGATCATGTCCCCTGAAGGATTGTTcgtattgttgttattattattatttatctccTTCTGATGTTCAACGAAAGAAGGAGTGTGCTTGTTCATCGATCTAGGCGTAACCGAACTTTGAACTCGCCAACTGGTGCTCAGCGAGCCTTCGTCAACGGAGAATTCGCTCCTGTTCGATTCTGATACGATGTTACTAAGTTCCTCAGTGACGAAGCTTGAAGGCGACGGTGTCGTCATTCTCGGCGATTTAGAAGTggttgtcgtcgtcgttgtaGTAGTCGTGGTCAATGTTCTCGCAGTCGTGGAGCTCATAGTCCTCGTTGTAGGAGGCCTTGTCGTGCCATTCTTCAACTCTTTCGTAACATCTTTAGACGAAATTCCGATGGAGCTTGGCGGTCGAGACACGACTGTCGCATCTGTATTGTCGTAATGTTCCACCCTGACCTTGTACGGCGTAGCTTCGACGGTGGACGTCACACTGACACCTATAACTTTCTGTCGGCTGACTGCTTTGTTCGTCGAATTGCTCGTTGCGTTTGTCCTCGATGGTGATTTCTCTTGAGCTGTCGTCGACGTGACCGTCGTCGTACTTATTGAACTTTGAGGAGCCAGCCGTGTCGAAGATATGTCACTGGTGGTGCTCAATTCGTCGATTAACGATGCTAGATTTTGTTGCCTATTTTCTAACGTTTTGTGGCTTATGGGGTAAAATCGAACAACCTCTTCTCGGCCACTGGTGTTGCGCGCTCTCGGGACGACTTGTTTATTGCCAGGATTTCGCGATATTCGGTAAATCGAAGCCTCGTGCTGATGCGATTCCGCTGTCGCGCTATCTCCTGTTGACGACGTGTGTCCTCCTCGTCTGAAACCCCTACGTCGCTGTGGCGGCGTGGCCATGGCGCCGTTTATGAAGACTGACAGAAATTCCGTGCCCGCGAGTATGTCGTTTCTCTTCGCTGGAGCACCGTGTACTTCGTCCCACACCAGTGCCGCCTGCAGCAGTACCTGGAAAATGTTTGGTCGGTCAGTGGAATGCGGAAAGGATTTATAATGTTGAATAGCAATTAAAGATCGCTCTTAAAGTAACATTTTATAGCGGTGGTTTAGTATTATTGCATTTTGGAGAATGTAAGAGAATCACGAGTGCGTCCGTgattattttgattttaatatcTTGTAATGTCGAGTTTCAGAATACTCTCATTTCTCAAATGATATCGCGTCTTTAAATTTTAGGTAAAAAACTTTGTCATAGCGTCTGTACTCAGACTCATTTGTGCTATGAAGATACGAatgtaattgtattttttaattttcaatttttaattgtaCAAATGTAAATGTATCAAGTTCTTCTATGTATACATCAATCCTCTTCATAAGCAAACAAACCTTTTCATATTTCATAATTCGATCATCTACATCCAAGCTTCTTTACTGCCAAAAgatcataaattataaaaaatctaAGATACTCATCAATGTTACTATTAATTAATGCCTTATTATATATAAggcattataatatataatcatTCGTTGAGtcaaatgtttgaaattttatttgataaaagTAAAAGTTCTATCCAAAGAAATTCTAGGTTAAAATTTCGCACGAATCCTCAACAACCTATACCGAAGAAGATCCAAACCtcttaattttattactataaGAATGAGAATTTCAGATTGTCAATATTAACCTTTATATTGAAAATCTCCACTTTCACAAAACGAATTTATTGAAACATGCGGTTCTCACAATGCGTTCACATTAAAATGGTAAAGAATTCATAAAAGAACACAAAGAACCAAATCGTCCTCAAGTCAATCGCTATCTATGGAACGGACGAGAATCCTGAAGACAGAAATACAGAGAACAGTTGAAACAAAAGTACGTTGTTAACGTTGCATGGAGATATGCATCGTGCAGGCTAACGTGTGGCGTTTCCAGTATCTGTAAAGTGCAAAGTGTAAAAGTTAGGCGAACTGTTGCGAGGGCCATTAAAGCCACGTGGAATCGGTGAACAAGTTCGTAAGTACTTTACGATCCGAGGACGCGCGGAGCATGTCGGGTCGCGTTTATTTTTCAATTCGCGCGCGAACGATAAAGCGCCATCGCGTCGGACCATATTGGACACACGAAGGTCACGCCAGGTGCATCCGAgcaatttataaattatgttaTGGCCGCCGTAAAGTACACGAACAGGCGCAGCTTATTACGCCGGGGAGTTTTAACTCGTGTTTCATAGCTGTCACCTTGTTATCTTCCCAAACGTCTCATTTTCTAGCGTATTTAAAACTGGCGGCCTTCGCCATCCCTTAAGAACGCGTTTCTTATAGCGCGATGCCTCAATTCCTTgcgataatagaaataaattaaacaaagaTAATAGGTGTAAATTGTTAAAGTTCAGATAAAATTCAATGTTTCGAAGTTAGTTTACTTAGTGGTTAGAGTTAGAGCGAGAGAGAAGAATGTGAAGAAAGGCGAAAAGAGTATTTTGCTCAGGATCTGCTAGAGGACTCAACAGTAAGGCTATCTAGCAGGTCTCCGCCGTATAAACCAGGAGAGGGTGGGATGCTAGGAAGTTTAGGTTAGTTCTTATTATCtcgttaaataattatttatataatagatTCATCACATAAACTATGAAATGAAAGTAAGTGCTCACTTCGTTATATTatgtttttataatataaatgtgtTGTAAGTATCCTTAATGAAGTAATTAAACAAACAATTTAGATTCAGTTTTATAACCTTTGTCAAAactattaaaatttctttatataaATCGATAATACAGAAAAAGTATTCTTATATCGAACGATATCGATGCTGATAAATATACTTTATactagtataatatataagtatatttatataataacagTATGTAATATGTCTTCATTTTCTTATTTCAAGTCACATACATGTAGCAATAATATGAAAACAAAATATCATGTAAGTAATATCTAATTAACATAATTGGCATATTTTGTTTACATATGAAATAAGCGCTTAATAAGAAACTTGCAAAttgtaaatagtaattttcgcATATTTCCAATTTCCTTCTTCCTCAGGCTGAAAACGAAAACACGAGGGTCCtgcgtatgtatatatgtataacaggTGTGAATGAAATTAAAAGCAGTGTAAAATCATTCAGTGTTTTGGTCAATATTCATgcgtttaaatgttgtaaattaagaTAAGTGAGTACATCCACAGCGTGACTTTGACCATGGAATTTCAAAGAACACTCCTCACCGGGATGTGCGTCCGTAAAAACTCAGTCATAACATGCAATTAACAGTTTTGTTTTTGCTGTCAGATTTAAATTGCATATTCATTTGAGAATACTGAGCAATATATCTTTTATACCTTACAAAACGTTCGAAAGTTTCTTGAGCTTGAATACtcttacacacacacactcacaTATGTATACACATACTCATGTGACTGCATGTATGCATATGTTAATCCTTTATACAAGCTAAAAGATTATGAACTATATAACTTTTATACTGTCAAACAGGTAATAGTTCACTTAAGATagtgtaatattttttacattaaagAATCATACAGATATTTATGTAGGAATCTTTTATATAAATTCTATTCATGTTTATGTAAGTTCTGTTCATAGATTTTTCTGTTGCTTTGATAATTTTCTTTGAACCTTCTAGGCTTACCATAAAAATTGCGATGATAGATGACAAAAATTATTcgtattaattttcatattaacaGTATACGTGTATCTAACATGTGTTTCGTGGAAGTATCTTTGTAAatctttttatacttttttttatacttttatacttttatacttACAATCGTCTTTTTTATTCCAAGGAACATAAAACGATTACTGTTTTCTATTAACCAATGAATTATAGATGTCAATAAATATTCAAGCAATACTAATACACTGTTGGCCGTAGTTCTCGGGATCCCTTTGAATTCTTTAATTGTTCTTAAAGAGTCTTAAACGGACGTAAAAGAGCACGGCTGATCGTTGCGCGGTTCTTTCGTCAAGGTTCATCGTCGAGACCAGTATTGCGCTACCTCACGGCAAAAGCTCTGTTAAAAGTCATGAAATGAAATTCGTCGCACAATCAGCCAAAACTTCGAAATCCACGAACCGTACGCTTTCTACGAGCATAAAGTCTTAATTTATATCGTTATTACACGACTCCCAGTGAGACAGTCCAA
Encoded proteins:
- the LOC117155872 gene encoding uncharacterized protein LOC117155872, producing the protein MACGISFEATATSTVLFLLVLLQAALVWDEVHGAPAKRNDILAGTEFLSVFINGAMATPPQRRRGFRRGGHTSSTGDSATAESHQHEASIYRISRNPGNKQVVPRARNTSGREEVVRFYPISHKTLENRQQNLASLIDELSTTSDISSTRLAPQSSISTTTVTSTTAQEKSPSRTNATSNSTNKAVSRQKVIGVSVTSTVEATPYKVRVEHYDNTDATVVSRPPSSIGISSKDVTKELKNGTTRPPTTRTMSSTTARTLTTTTTTTTTTTSKSPRMTTPSPSSFVTEELSNIVSESNRSEFSVDEGSLSTSWRVQSSVTPRSMNKHTPSFVEHQKEINNNNNNNTNNPSGDMITLPTEENYELPEENAESKEFSEEPMEVQSERYQAQGRKAGRHFDASHYNRPGSKMYSQPSKSYKSPRPYSEPAKLYSESAKGYNEPEKIYGEPAKVYSEPAKVYSEPAKVYSEPAKVYSEPAKVYGEPEKVYSEPSKVYSEPAKVYSEPAKVYSQPAQVYSEPSKLYDSEGQPLSRERGGEPDEQNYEVDESVSVSSNGNVHGPQIMLTEPSNASEVEDGHKVGYVVEGRNYRKYRVEERTPDGFIVGEYGVVSHDDGSLRGVRYTADGTINPRLIYDALMKFLAL